The genomic window TACCATAACAGCACCAACATGCGGTGTGCGATTTACAAGATACCCAAGTCTACGCCCAGAATTCGCCCAATCAGCACCGTTGCCCATAAAGGATCCTACTGGAAGACCAAGCTGTGATCTGCGCAAATACGCCCAAAGTGTGCATTGGCGAGCTGGATAGGCAGAACCTCCAGCTGTGTTACCAGTATTATGACCATAGCAATTGCCAGAACCAGCAGGACAATTCCCAGGAACCGCGTAATTCATACCATTTGCAGCACCATTAGAAAGCGGCAGCGAAGGCAAAGAAGGAGTATTCCAACTGCCGCCGCCTCTAAGCTGTTGACGATTACCATTATTAGGATTCATGCGAGCTGCAGCCGTAGCAGCTAAAGCCCTAGCTTGAGCGTCAATTTGTGACTTCAAAGCAATTATTTCCGCAGCTTCGCGAGCATCTTGAGAAGTAAGACTATTCTTTTGACTCTCTAACTGCTTTCTTAGAATAGTTCCCTGATCTCTTAAAGACTGAAGAGAACGCTGCTTTTCACTGGCAGCCTTAGCCGCAGCCTGAGCACTCTGCGCCTCAGAATCAGCTTTTGCTTTTAATTTTTGAATCTCTGTTTCAATAGCAGCTAAGCGCTGACGTCTATTCATAGAATTACTCAAAGTAACAGCAGCATCATTTGCAGCATTTGCTTCGCTACGTGCAACAGCAGCTTCTGACTGAAGTTTTCCAACAAACTGCTCGGTAGTAGTGGATTTAGTCACCATTGCCATTACGTTAGAGGCATTGGAGCCATGGAAACTTTTGCGAGCAAGTTGAGCTACAGCAGCCTTTGCATCATCAAAATCTTCGCCAGTCTGCTTGATTTTTTCTTCTAAATCGAGTTTGTCTTTTTGCGCAGACTGCAAACGCTGATTTGTTGATTCAACAAGGCCCATAGCTTGTTGCGCTTGCTCCTGAGCTTGCTGAGCAGCACGGACTTGATTAGGGATTTGATGTTCGTTTAAATCATTGAGCTCTAGAATCTTATCAGCAAGCTGTTTATTTACTCCAGCAAGACGCTTTTTAAGAGCGGCATTACTTTGAACTTTCCTGTTGTAATCTTGCATGGTAACTGCATCAGCGCGTAGTGGCTGGCAAGCATATAAGGTAATACCGGCAGAAAGCATAAGAAAGCTGCTTGCAATCGCGCTTGCAACAGTGCGCTTACAATATTTTGCATGGCATTTCTTGCTTTCCATATTTACTTCCCTTTCAAGTAGAATAATTCAAACACAACTAATGCGAATTATACATTGAAAATTCTATTATCGATAAAATTTTTTTATTTATGATTTTTTATTTATGATCTATTAATGTTCATAATTTATTGATAATTTAAATTTTTCTTTTATGTTTACGCTTGCAGATATCTTCTGAGTGCAACCGCGGAGGCGACTATTGAAAGTAGCACGGCTCCAAGAACCAGCACTGGAACTGTCATCCAAACAGTTGTTTGATTTACAAATGGCATCCAACGAACGTTTTGTGCAAGCCAATCTGTAATAAACACTTTAACAACAACGCTTAGCGCGCACCCAGATAGCAGAGAGCCCATAAGGGACGCAAAAGCACCTTCTAAAATAAATGGCATGCGAATTGTCCAATTAGACGCGCCCACAAGTCGCATAATCTCCGTCTCTTGTTTTCTAGATGCTGCAGACATACGAATAGTTGTACCGGTTAGCATAATCGCAACAACAACCATAACTGCAGCAAGCACGATTGTAACAGCCGTGGCATGATTCAAAACGCTAAACACTGGGTCAAAAATTTGTCTTTGGTCTACTACTTCCTCAACACCATTTCTGCCAGAAAGAACTTCTGAAACAACCTGGTATTTAGTTGGATTTGTGAGCTTTAGTCGCAAAGAATCTTGCATATCAGCAGCTGTTAAAGTACGCCCCTGATATAAGCCATTAGGATATTGCTTAAGAAAAGTATTCTTGTAAAATTCGCTTCTACTAACATAAGTGATATTCGAAACATCATCACCTAACTCTTGGTTAATAATGTTTTCCAATTTTACAATTTCTTCTTTAGTAGGAGCTTTTCCAGAAGCACAGGATGCTGACTGACTTGTACCGTCTGGGCAAAGCCATGCTACAACTTCTACCTTGTCATACCAATCGCCTTTGGCTTTTGTGATTTGCGCTTGCATAAGAACAGATGCGCCTATAAACAAGAACGATATGAAGGTAACGAGCATTACCGAAACAATCATAGAAACGTTTCTGCGCAAGCTAATCCACGTTTCTGAGAATATGAA from Gardnerella vaginalis ATCC 14018 = JCM 11026 includes these protein-coding regions:
- the ftsX gene encoding permease-like cell division protein FtsX: MRLQFIFSETWISLRRNVSMIVSVMLVTFISFLFIGASVLMQAQITKAKGDWYDKVEVVAWLCPDGTSQSASCASGKAPTKEEIVKLENIINQELGDDVSNITYVSRSEFYKNTFLKQYPNGLYQGRTLTAADMQDSLRLKLTNPTKYQVVSEVLSGRNGVEEVVDQRQIFDPVFSVLNHATAVTIVLAAVMVVVAIMLTGTTIRMSAASRKQETEIMRLVGASNWTIRMPFILEGAFASLMGSLLSGCALSVVVKVFITDWLAQNVRWMPFVNQTTVWMTVPVLVLGAVLLSIVASAVALRRYLQA
- a CDS encoding CHAP domain-containing protein, which translates into the protein MESKKCHAKYCKRTVASAIASSFLMLSAGITLYACQPLRADAVTMQDYNRKVQSNAALKKRLAGVNKQLADKILELNDLNEHQIPNQVRAAQQAQEQAQQAMGLVESTNQRLQSAQKDKLDLEEKIKQTGEDFDDAKAAVAQLARKSFHGSNASNVMAMVTKSTTTEQFVGKLQSEAAVARSEANAANDAAVTLSNSMNRRQRLAAIETEIQKLKAKADSEAQSAQAAAKAASEKQRSLQSLRDQGTILRKQLESQKNSLTSQDAREAAEIIALKSQIDAQARALAATAAARMNPNNGNRQQLRGGGSWNTPSLPSLPLSNGAANGMNYAVPGNCPAGSGNCYGHNTGNTAGGSAYPARQCTLWAYLRRSQLGLPVGSFMGNGADWANSGRRLGYLVNRTPHVGAVMVFARGAAGSDPTYGHVAVVERVNSDGSVLISEGGVGFATFPSYRTIRNAGNYEYVHY